From the Papaver somniferum cultivar HN1 chromosome 2, ASM357369v1, whole genome shotgun sequence genome, the window ACGAAACTTCATCTTAGCCTTCGTGAATGCTTTAATCCCAATGGACATATTGTACACACAGATAATCATTATTCGAAAATCGATAACGATGACTGAGCCGAGGATACCAGGAGGAATACATAGCGTTGGAGGAAAAGCAGAGGCAAGTCAGCGAAATGATGTTGGCCCCAGCGAAAGAAGGAAATTCTAGGCTATTACCAAGGACGGTGGACGCAGTAGAGGATAAACTTGGGCGAGGAAAGGGAGAGCCAGCAGTTTCCATCCCAACAAAGCTTGTGGTCGTCTCGAGTGGAGATCAGGAGTGGATttatcaacaaaggtatgaggaGTCAAAACGAAGAAATCATGAGCCACGAAGCTACAATACGGGATACCAACCTAGGAGTAATCAGGGACCCAGATACGGGGAAAGGAGTCCCAATGGACCAATCTTTGAAGATGTGAAACTCCCACGGCTTAACACAACTGTGGAAAAAGTGTGGGAGGCAATAGTGCTGACGGAGGAAATCCCGCCCCCACCAAATTTCGGAAGAGAGCCCCCACCAGGGTctcgaagtcatgaattttgtaagtattatcGCTTCCATGGACACCAAATAGGTAATTGCAGGAACATTCGGAGAATTATACTTCGCTTGATAGACCAAGGGAAACTCGCGCATTTCCTAGAGAGTTATGTGCCACCCCCGCCACCTCGAGAGAATCAGCCGATATACCGGATCGAGATAGACCAAGGAAAGCAACAATTAAACTGTAATTCGATAATTCACGCGCCGAGAAGTCTCCAAGACTTTCATGAcaatgtgcttaaaagagtacacAAGAGGGATTTCGAGGGAAACGAAATATTCAGCGTCATGACGAAAGAgccgctagaggaatggcagaagagGGAGATAACCTTCTCGGCGAAGGATGCACCTGATGGGGAAATTTCGCACACAAATCCTCTGGTCGTGACCTTGGGATTCGGAAAATATTCCATATGGGAGGAAGAGCAAGCTGGGGAAAGGAGAACTTGGGAAATAGACAGAATCTTAGTTGATACTGAGAGTTCAGTCGATATCCTCTTTTACCATACCTTTAGGACCATGGGATACAAGGACTCGGATCTTGTACCTTCTACATATAACACATATGGGTTCAATGGGGTAGCGTCTAAGCCGAAGGGGGAACTGACCGTGAAGATTCTCGCTGGCGAACTAGAGACGAAGGTCACAGTCTGTGTCGTAGATGTCGATTATCCCTATAATTCTCTCATAGGACGGACTTGGATACATGGAATAAAGGGAGTTGCGTCGACATATCACCAGGCGATCCGGTTCCAAATGCCAAGAGGAATCGGCGAGATAAGAGGAGATCTGAGTGACGCAAAAGAATGTATAACAAAAGACGTGCATAACTACGAGGAGAAGTTAAGAAAGAAGATGGAACAAAGGAAGAAAGTCAGCGAATAAAGAAGAGTCGAATAGTTGATGGTATTTACGATAGAGTCTACCAAAGAACTGAGCGAAACGCAGGAGGATGTGGAGGAAACCAATGAAGTAAAAATTCATATCGAGGAAGATAATAACGCAAATCCAGAGGAAGGAGGCCAGGTCAATCAAAAACAAGGTGGAAAGGCCAAGAAGGGGAAGGTTGCTGAAGGAAATGAAATGACaaagaataaaaaggaaaatcCCACGACAAAGGAGAAACAAATTCCACGAGAAGGAGGGAAGATGAACCGGTCAAGAGGCAAAAGGGCACAGGGACAAGAGGCCGAGGAAAGTGTTGAAATACAAAATTCACAGAATAAATTGAAAGAAAGTCGCGAAGACGAGGAGATGGATCGGTTAAAGGAAGAACTTTACCAAGAGAGGTGAAGGAAAGAGGATCTGGTCAGGGAACGAATAAGGTTAGAAAGGGAAAATGAGAAGTTGATCATCagaaataatcatttgaaaaggAAGCAGACAGATAGTAATATGAAGGAGGAGAGATATGGTATGGGAGAAGCAcgaactaaagaaagacattacacGCGAAAACGAGAAGGCCTGGGACGAGGCACTACAAGAAAATTGGTGTGTTTCAACACCTCATCCATGTGGCAAGAACCCATGTTTCATGTGGCAATAGCCTTTTTCCACATCTAAACCTTTTGACACACCATGTGGCAACAACCTGTGTGACAAGAAGTTATTGCCACACCTTTTGTACCACGCAGCTATAGTATGGGTTTTTGCCACACCGGATGGTGAGGCAATAAAGTGAGGAAAAATGGTATTTtcatatttaattattatttttatttattattttattttatttgaagaATATTTTGCCACACCTGCTGGTGAGGCAATAAAGGTGCGGAGAAAAGGTAAGGTATTCttttactgattttttttttcaattatattttttgtaaataTAATTTTGCAATCCTAATTATGGAAAACATAATTACAAATTATGAAACATAGTAATTATGTACGCAGTAAAACTGTTTCTATAAAGATTTTCAAGCACAAAccgaattaaaacataaaattcGAATTTCATTACAAAGTCAAAGTACATGTTGCAGAGTA encodes:
- the LOC113352791 gene encoding uncharacterized protein LOC113352791; translated protein: MMLAPAKEGNSRLLPRTVDAVEDKLGRGKGEPAVSIPTKLVVVSSGDQEWIYQQRYEESKRRNHEPRSYNTGYQPRSNQGPRYGERSPNGPIFEDVKLPRLNTTVEKVWEAIVLTEEIPPPPNFGREPPPGSRSHEFCKYYRFHGHQIGNCRNIRRIILRLIDQGKLAHFLESYVPPPPPRENQPIYRIEIDQGKQQLNCNSIIHAPRSLQDFHDNVLKRVHKRDFEGNEIFSVMTKEPLEEWQKREITFSAKDAPDGEISHTNPLVVTLGFGKYSIWEEEQAGERRTWEIDRILVDTESSVDILFYHTFRTMGYKDSDLVPSTYNTYGFNGVASKPKGELTVKILAGELETKVTVCVVDVDYPYNSLIGRTWIHGIKGVASTYHQAIRFQMPRGIGEIRGDLSDAKECITKDVHNYEEKLRKKMEQRKKVSE